The following proteins are encoded in a genomic region of Nicotiana sylvestris chromosome 4, ASM39365v2, whole genome shotgun sequence:
- the LOC104244242 gene encoding uncharacterized protein, producing the protein MCGKRHPGFCRLGTNSCFGCSQQGHFLRDCPSAKQNNGGNVAQSINSAAHNNSQAQQGRGAAKSNNAGGGRNRLYALADRQDTEARGDVVTGMLTIFTFDVYALIDSGSTLSYVAPYIAKKFGIEPEKLCESFKVSTPIGESIIARCIYRGCPVKLHHRLTLADLVELEMLGFDVIMGMDWLESYYAKVGCRTKIVSFEFPSEPILE; encoded by the coding sequence ATGTGTGGTAAGAGGCACCCAGGGTTCTGTCGTTTGGGCACAAATAGTTGCTTTGGGTGCAGTCAGCAGGGCCACTTCTTAAGGGATTGTCCATCGGCGAAGCAGAACAATGGAGGCAATGTAGCTCAGTCCATTAATTCAGCAGCCCATAATAACTCTCAGGCCCAACAAGGGCGCGGTGCAGCAAAGTCTAATAATGCAGGCGGTGGTCGAAACCGCTTGTATGCACTGGCAGACCGTCAGGATACAGAGGCTCGTGGAGATGTTGTCACAGGTATGCTAACAATATTCACTTTTGATGTCTATGCTCTTATAGATTCAGGATCCACCCTATCTTATGTAGCCCCATATATTGCAAAGAaatttgggatagaaccagaAAAGTTGTGTGAATCCTTTAAAGTGTCCACTCCAATTGGAGAATCAATTATAGCAAGGTGTATCTATAGGGGATGTCCAGTCAAATTGCATCATCGTCTTACTTTAGCAGACTTAGTAGAATTGGAGATGTTAGGCTTCGATGTGAtcatgggcatggattggttagagTCATATTATGCCAAAGTGGGTTGTAGAACCAAAATAGTAAGTTTTGAATTTCCCAGTGAACCAATCTTAGAATAG